A single Danio rerio strain Tuebingen ecotype United States chromosome 17, GRCz12tu, whole genome shotgun sequence DNA region contains:
- the LOC101884596 gene encoding uncharacterized protein: MDPFIMQEGSDVSEIEKSVKNKWRWAWLSEIGENGKPFSSWAKKIKQPGTCLCTVCHRKLQYGSNGKKVLARHQSEASHNAAVRALQYTCSLPGATSTTTEIHASMADRVCDVKVRVCSFIAEHDLSFTISQPLVNLMQSVVKDKSALSRLSMSNAHASYLCTHGIAAYWKSELSSKLKTKMFSLNVDEATDGNMDRILNVLVRYYDEDVGKVATQHLASRKLNIADALSITNTLTDILQSYSLNWNQVVGILLDNCSVMRGKKSGVETLVRRENPSLLDVSGDTVHMVSNAAKALLNTFQGFVEQFCSDVYYDIEKSPKQKEIFSEFQSLLHLENKSLIRPISSRFLQMLDVCNRIRDLMDPLTVHFYSVLSSHDQHKHRWLLNQLLDKHAVTSDEKARIICLQQQIAKSARIGSDVNKKRKTRICMLFSEFDKLTTIIDLYRGVLPTFQVFLKKLQHEKPMIHVLHAEMLLLVRELLSKFMKPETIPLSANGLLKLNVHQRDLQYTDKRLSVGRFSFFALNKARVEKKPWVQKLYSSLREGYIKAATFLLKNLPLNNIIITSLSALTPSLILHESVQGAFNTLAKALPNAVKSEELGQLDEEVRAYQINTDLGAQAKCFEENNARIDVDWWSKIFAMKMTGGGTRFPILGKLVKALLSLFTGPLVEGSFNMMDDIIEKDRVRLNIETYEGLAILKSNMKVMGKTASKMQITPALRRFCLSSYETYQNHLKKKKVNLDNQKERKLREAVKVLSEVRVRKVKKGSTSYVCAKAPTSSTLGVKRIAAATASTSSTAGVKGKSAATASTSSTAGVKGKSAATASTSSTAGVKGKSAATASTSSTAGVKGKSAATASTSSTAGVKGKSAATASTSSTSPGATPAHVASQTLKRVSGVAKLQEYGFTAKKQKK, encoded by the exons ATGGACCCATTTATAATGCAGGAAGGCTCCGATGTTTCGGAGAtcgaaaaaagtgtaaaaaataaatggagATGGGCTTGGCTTAGCGAAATTGGGGAGAATGGCAAGCCTTTTAGTTCGtgggcaaaaaaaattaaacaaccaGGTACGTGTCTTTGCACAGTATGCCACAGGAAACTTCAATATGGCAGTAATGGCAAAAAAGTGCTAGCTCGCCATCAGTCAGAAGCCAGTCACAATGCCGCCGTTCGTGCTCTACAGTACACTTGCTCCCTGCCTGGTGCGACAAGTACCACAACGGAGATTCATGCATCTATGGCCGACCGTGTGTGCGATGTAAAAGTGCGCGTATGTTCTTTCATAGCGGAGCATGACCTGTCGTTCACAATCTCACAACCGCTAGTTAATTTGATGCAGTCAGTTGTCAAAGACAAGAGTGCACTTTCAAGATTGTCAATGTCTAATGCACATGCCTCCTACTTGTGCACACATGGTATTGCTGCTTATTGGAAGTCCGAATTGTCATCTAAGCTGAAAACGAAGATGTTCTCATTAAATGTAGATGAGGCAACAGATGGAAACATGGACAGGATTCTGAATGTTCTTGTTCGGTACTATGATGAAGATGTGGGAAAAGTGGCAACCCAGCATCTAGCCTCGAGGAAACTGAATATCGCAGATGCCTTATCAATCACAAACACATTGACAGATATTCTCCAGTCATATAGCCTGAACTGGAATCAGGTTGTTGGTATACTGTTGGATAACTGCAGTGTGATGAGAGGGAAAAAGTCTGGAGTAGAGACACTAGTCAGAAGAGAAAATCCATCACTGCTGGATGTCAGCGGAGACACTGTCCATATGGTCTCGAATGCAGCCAAGGCCCTTTTAAATACTTTCCAGGGATTTGTGGAACAATTTTGCTCTGATGTATACTATGACATTGAAAAATCACCCAAACAGAAAGAAATTTTTTCTGAGTTCCAGTCCTTACTTCATTTGGAGAATAAGAGCCTAATACGTCCCATCAGCAGCAGGTTCCTGcaaatgttagatgtgtgcaacAGAATACGGGACCTTATGGATCCATTGACCGTGCACTTCTACAGCGTCCTGTCTTCTCATGATCAACACAAACACAG ATGGCTCCTGAACCAGCTTCTTGATAAGCATGCAGTTACATCTGATGAGAAGGCCAGGATAATATGTCTGCAACAGCAAATAGCAAAATCTGCGAGGATAGGAAGTGATGTCAACAAAAAACGAAAGACACGCATCTGTATGCTTTTTTCCGAGTTCGACAAGCTCACAACCATTATTGATTTGTATCGAG GTGTACTTCCAACTTTCCAGGTGTTCCTGAAGAAGTTGCAACATGAAAAGCCCATGATTCATGTGCTGCATGCTGAAATGCTACTGCTGGTTAGGGAACTTCTCTCCAAATTTATGAAGCCTGAAACTATCCCTTTGAGTGCAAATGGCTTGTTGAAGCTTAATGTTCACCAGAGAGACCTGCAGTACACTGACAAAAGGTTGTCTGTGGGAAGATTCAGCTTCTTTGCCTTAAACAAGGCTAGAGTGGAAAAGAAGCCCTGGGTGCAGAAGCTCTACAGTTCTCTCAGAGAAGGCTACATAAAGGCAGCAACATTCCTCCTGAAAAACCTGCCCctcaacaacatcatcatcaccTCTTTATCTGCGTTGACACCATCATTGATTCTCCACGAATCAGTCCAAGGTGCATTCAACACCTTGGCCAAGGCCTTGCCAAATGCTGTGAAGTCAGAAGAGTTGGGTCAACTGGATGAAGAGGTTCGAGCCTACCAGATTAATACAGATCTAGGAGCACAGGCCAAATGCTTTGAGGAGAACAATGCACGAATCGATGTTGACTGGTGGAGTAAGATTTTTGCCATGAAGATGACAGGAGGAGGAACGAGGTTCCCCATCTTAGGGAAGTTGGTAAAGGCTCTTCTGTCATTGTTCACTGGCCCTCTTGTAGAAGGATCATTTAACATGATGGATGATATAATTGAGAAAGACAGGGTTAGGCTGAACATTGAGACTTATGAAGGTTTAGCCATTCTCAAGTCCAACATGAAGGTAATGGGCAAAACTGCATCTAAAATGCAAATTACCCCTGCATTAAGGAGATTTTGCCTGTCTTCTTATGAGACATACCAAAATCATCTGAAGAAAAAGAAGGTGAACCTTGACAATCAAAAGGAAAGGAAACTGAGGGAAGCTGTGAAGGTTCTCTCAGAAGTTAGGGTTAGAAAAGTAAAGAAAGGTTCCACCTCTTATGTTTGTGCTAAAGCCCCCACCTCTTCCACCCTGGGAGTTAAACGAATAGCTGCTGCTACAGCCTCCACCTCCTCCACTGCTGGAGTTAAAGGTAAATCTGCTGCTACAGCCTCCACCTCCTCCACTGCTGGAGTTAAAGGTAAATCTGCTGCTACAGCCTCCACCTCCTCCACTGCTGGAGTTAAAGGTAAATCTGCTGCTACAGCCTCCACCTCCTCCACTGCTGGAGTTAAAGGTAAATCTGCTGCTACAGCCTCCACCTCCTCCACTGCTGGAGTTAAAGGTAAATCTGCTGCTACAGCCTCCACCTCCTCCACCTCTCCTGGAGCCACTCCTGCACATGTAGCTAGTCAAACACTAAAACGGGTTTCAGGTGTAGCCAAGCTTCAGGAATATGGTTTTACAGCCAAAAAGCAGAAAAAGTGA